In Kutzneria kofuensis, the DNA window GCCGTTCGAGAAGGTGCCGGGCGCGCTGCGCAAGGCCATGGGCCGGGTCTCCACCCGTATCCCCGAGGGCGTGCGCGGCAAGGACCTGCTGCGCCGCGGCGCGCTGACGCTGGAGCAGCGCTACTACGGCAACGCGCGCATCTTCCGTGACGACCAGCTGCGGTCCGTGCTGCGGACCTTCAGCTCGTCGGTGTCGCACGCCGACGCCACCGCCAAGCCCTACCGCGAGTCGGTGGACTGGGACCCGGTGAGCCGGATGCAGCACGTGGACCTGTTCACCTGGCTGCGCGGCGACATCCTGGTCAAGGCCGACAAGATGACCATGGCCAATTCGCTGGAGCTGCGGGTCCCGTTCCTGGACCACGAGGTGTTCAAGATCGCCTCGCAGGTGCCGCTGGAGCAGAAGATCACCCGCGAGACCACCAAGTACGCGCTGCGGCGGGCCATCGCCGACATCATCCCCGCGCACGTGATCAACCGGCGCAAGCTGGGCTTCCCGGTGCCGATCCGGCACTGGCTGCGTGAGGAGATGCACCCCTGGGCGCTGGACATCGTGCGCCAGTCGCAGACCGACCACCTGATCGACAAGCAGGCGGTGCTGGCGATGATCGAGGAGCACCGGACCGGCGGCATGGACCACAGCCGTCGCATCTGGGCGCTGCTGATGTTCATGATCTGGCACGGCATCTTCACCGAGGGCCGGATCAAGCCGGTCATCCCCGAGCCCCAGTACCCGGTCCGCCTCTGACCGTCAAGCCCGTGATGTTGTGAAGGGACCTTTCCTGACGTTGGACGTCAGGAAAGGTCCCTTCCAAGCATCAGGGGGCCGATTCAGGCGGGGAGGATCGCGGCGACCTCGGTGGCGGCCTCGGGGCCGAAGGCGTCGCTGAGCCGGCCCAGGGCCGTCTCCCGGTCGAAGGTCCACTCCTGCGGGCCGTTGACCTCCAGCACGTGCACGGCGACGAGGGCGCCGAGCTGGGCGGCGCGCTCCAGGCCGAGGCCGCTGGACACGGCGGCCAGGAAGCCGGCGCGGAAGCCGTCGCCGACGCCGGTGGGGTCGACCTTGGCCAGCTCGGGCACGGCCGGCACCTGCAGCGAGCCGACCTCGCGGCCGACGATCTCCACGCCCTTCTCCCCGAGGGTGGTGACGCGCATCTCCACCTTCTCCAGGATCTCGGCCTCGGACCAGCCGGTCTTGCGCAGCACCAGCTCCCACTCGTAGTCGTTGCTGAACAGGTACTTCGCCCCGACCACGAACCGGCGCACCTGGTCGCCGTCCATCCGGGCCAGCTGCTGCGACGGGTCGACGCCGAAGGCCAGGCCCCGCTGCCGGCACTCGTCGGCGTGCTGGATCATCGCGTCCGGGTCGGTGGGGCTGAGCAGCACCAGGTCCAGGCCGCCGGTGCGGTCGGCGATGGCGCCGATCTCGACCATGCCGGTCTCGGCCATCGCGCCGGTGTAGAACGAGGCGATCTGGTTCATGTCGTCGTCGGTGGTGCACATGAACCGGGCGGTGTGCTTGAGGTCGGACACGTACACCGACTGGCAGTCGACGCCGTGCCGCTCCAGCCAGGCCCGGTAGTCGTCGAAGTCCTTGCCGACGGCGCCGCCCAGGATCGGCCGCTGGCCCAGCACGCCCATGCCGAAGGCGATGTTCGCGCCGACCCCGCCCCGGCGCACCACCAGGTCGTCGACGAGGAAGCTCAGCGACACGCGGTCCAGCCGCTCGGCCACCAGCTGCTCGGTGAACCGGCCCGGAAAGTGCATGAGGTGGTCGGCGGCGATACTGCCGATGACAGCGACGGGCACTGTGTCTCTCCCCGATCTTCACTGGTGGGCCACCCGGTCGGGTGGACATGGTCCGAGTTCGAAAGACTACCGATTGGTAACGGATACCGGTGGTGTAGCCCTGGAACTACGGTCAACGTCGTGACCGCCCCAGAGCCCGTTTCACTGGACCAACTGATCGACGACTGCGCCGACATCCCGGGCGCGCTCCGGCAGCGGGTGCGTCCGCTGCCCGCCCCACGCCAGGCCGCGCCGTGGCGCGTGGACGAGGCGTGCGCCGCCCAGGTCAGCGGCCTCGACGACTACTGACACAGCAGAAGGGCCGTCCCAGCCGGGACGGCCCTTCACTGCGTCATGCCTCGATCAGTGGAACGAGTCGCCGCAGGCGCACGAGCCGCCCGCGTTCGGGTTGTCGATGGTGAAACCCTGCTTCTCGATGGTGTCCACGAAGTCGATCGTGGCGCCCTCGAGGTACGGCGCGCTCATCCGGTCCACGGCCACCTTGAGGCCGTTGAAGTCACGGAGCAGGTCGCCGTCGAGGCTGCGCTCGTCGAAGAACAGCTGGTAGCGCAGACCCGCACAGCCACCGGGCTGGACGGCGATGCGCAGGTGCATGTCATCGCGCCCCTCCTGGTCGAGCAGCGCCTTGGCCTTGCTGGCGGCCGCGTCGGTGAGCTCGACGCCGTGCGTCTGCTCCTCGGTCTGCGCGCCCTGCGAGGCGGTGTCCTGGACGGTCATGGCTCTCCCTCGACGTCCTGCGTAGTTCTGTCCTACGACGTCCAACGCAGAACGGGTCGGCGTTCATTCCTCTCCCCCATGGTGACACAGCTCAACGGGCATTTGCTTGCGACCACTGCCCGGCGACGTCCGCCGCGAGCGCGGCCAGCGTGCCGGCCGGGTCGGCCATCGCCGCGGCCACCGAGCCGGCGTGCTCGGCCACCGCGTACGACTGCTCGACGCCCACCGCCCCCGCCTCGCGCCGGCCGACGCTGACCTGACCAGCCAGCACCAGGCAGGGAACGCCCCGCTCGGCGGCGCCCGCGGCGACGGCGGTGATCAGCTTCCCGCGCAGCGACTGCCAGTCGAAGCTGCCCTCGCCGGTGATCGCCAGCCGGGCCTGGTCCAGCGCCTCGTCGAGCCGCGTCAACGTCCTGACCAGGGCCGATCCGGAGGTGAACGCGGCGCCGAGGGCCAGCAGCCCGGCCCCGAGACCGCCGGCGGCACCGGCGCCCGACCGGTCCCGGACGTCCTGGCCGGCGTTTTCGAGCACCTCGGCCCACCTTTCGAGCCCGGCCTCCAGCCGTTCGACGGCGGCGTCGTCGGCCCCCTTCTGCGGGCCGAACGTGCGTGCCGCACCGTGCCGGCCGAGCAGGGGATTCTCCACGTCGGAGGCGGCGACCAGGTTGATCCCGACCTCCGGCAGCACCACCTCGGCGGCCCGCTTCAGCGCCGTCCCGCCGGGCCCGATCGGGCTTCCTGTGTCATCGGTCACGTGGCCGCCGAGTGCGTGCAGCATGCCCGCGCCGCCGTCCGTGGTGCCGGAGCCGCCGAGCCCGACGACGGCCGTGTGCATGCCGGCCGCGCGGGCGGCGGCGATCAGCTCGCCGACGCCGTACGTGGTGGACGTCTCCGGGTCGCGGCGGCCGGTCAGGTGCAGGCCGCACGCTTGCGCCGACTCGATGTACGCGGTGCTGTCGTGCGCCAGCCACTGGGCGGTCACGGCCTGCCCGAGCGGACCGGTCACCCGGGCCTCGTGCAGGTCGCCACCGAGGGCGCCGTGCAGCACCTCGACGAAGCCCGGGCCGCCGTCGGCCAGCGGGCGCAACAGGAGTTCGTCGGACGGCGCCGAGCGCCGCCAGCCGGCGGCAATGGCCTCTGCGGCCTCGAGTGCGGTGAGCGTGCCGCCGAAGCAGTCGGGTGCGACGAGTACGCGCATGGCGCTGAAACTACCTCTGGTGGCCTGGCTTACCCTGGTGACGTGAGGTTCTTGCGCCGCAATTCAGCCGATGACGCCGCTTCCGCCGAGACCGGGGCGGTGGACGTCGATTCCGGCGCGGAGGCGAAGGCGCACACCTCGGGCAAGGGCCGTCCCACGCCGAAGCGCCGCGAGGCCGAGGGCCGCCGCCGCGGTCCCGTTCCGCCGCCGCCCCGCACCCAGCGTGAGGCGATGAAGCGCAGCCGCGAGCTGCGCCCCAAGATGACGCGCGAGGAGCGCTCCTCGGAGCAGCGCGAGCGGCGCGAGCGCATGATGGCCGGCGACGAGCGCTACCTCATGCCCAAGGACCGCGGTCCGGTCAAGGCGTTCGTGCGGGACGTGATCGACTCCCGGCGCAACCTGATGGGCCTGTTCATGCCGATGGCGATCCTGGTGCTCGCCTCGTACTTCCTGCAGCTCACGGTGCCGACGCTGCCGGTGCAGGAGTACGTCATGCTGGCCTGCCTGGTGTTCCTGCTGGCCATGGTGGTCGAGGCGATCATGCTGGGCCGGTTGGCCACCCGGCTGGCGCGGACCAAGTTCCCCAAGGAGAGCATCGGCACCGCCAGCATCATCTGGTACACGTTCACCCGGGCCAGCCAGGTCCGCAAGCTGCGGGTGCCGCGGCCCCGGGTGCGTCCCGGGGAGACCGTCGAAGCCTGACGTGATCCGCGTCCGGTAATTAGCTGTTCTAACTAACTGGGTCTAGGCTTCGGGACATGGAGTTTCGTCGCCTAGGCCGCAGTGGCCTGTCGGTCAGTGAGATCTCATACGGCAACTGGGTCACCCACGGCTCCCAGATCGAGCAGGAGCAGGCGATCCGCTGCGTGCACGCCGCGCTGGACGCCGGCATCACGACGTTCGACACCGCGGACGTCTACGCCAACACCAAGGCCGAGTCGGTGCTCGGCGAGGCGCTCAAGGGCCAGCGCCGGGAGAGCCTGGAGATCCTCACCAAGGTCTACTGGCCGACCGGCCCCGGCGGCCCCAACGACCGCGGCCTGGGCCGCAAGCACATCCTGGAGTCGATCAACGGCTCGCTCAGGCGGCTCGGCACCGACTACGTCGACGTGTACCAGGCGCACCGGTTCGACCGGACCGTGCCGCTGGAGGAGACGATGCTGGCCTTCGCCGACATCGTCCGCCAGGGCAAGGCCCTCTACATCGGCGTCTCCGAGTGGACCGCCGACCAGATCACCCGCGGCGCCGCCGTCGCCCGTGAGCTGCAGGTGCCGTTCATCTCCAACCAGCCGCAGTACAACATGCTGCACCGGGTGATCGAGTCGCAGATCGTGCCGACCAGCGAGCGGGAGGGCATCTCCCAGATCGTGTTCTCGCCGATCGCGCAGGGCGTGCTCACCGGCAAGTACCTGCCCGGCCAGCCGGTGCCGGAGGGCTCGCGGGCCACCGACGCCAGCGGCAAGAACTTCATCGCCCGCTGGCTGCTGGACGAGGTGCTGGAGAAGGTGCAGCAGCTCAAGCCGATCGCCGCCGAGGTCGACCTGACGCTGGCCCAGCTGTCGGTCGCGTGGGTGCTGCAGAACGCCAACGTCGCCTCGGCGATCATCGGCGCCAGCCGGCCCGAGCAGGTGGCGGAGAACGTCAAGGCCTCCGGCGTGAAGCTGGACGCGGAGATCCTGGACCGGATCGACAAGGTCCTCGAGGGCCACGTCCGCACCGACCCGATGCTGACGCACGTGCCGTAAGGGATCAGGGCTTCAAACTCATGGGCCCGTACACGACCTCGCCGCCGTCGAGGAGCGTGACCTGGGTGATGTCGATCTCCGCGAGGTCGGTCCAGGTGGCGCTGAGCCAGTCCTCGGCGGCGGCCTGGTCGTCGAAGGTGACGTCCGGGCCGGTCACGTCGACGCCGTCGTCGTCCTGGTAGTGCCATCGCAACGCCATGCGCAGACGGTAACGTCCGGCCCGTGACGTCACGGACACTGGTGCTCGGCGGCGCC includes these proteins:
- a CDS encoding carbohydrate kinase family protein, which gives rise to MHFPGRFTEQLVAERLDRVSLSFLVDDLVVRRGGVGANIAFGMGVLGQRPILGGAVGKDFDDYRAWLERHGVDCQSVYVSDLKHTARFMCTTDDDMNQIASFYTGAMAETGMVEIGAIADRTGGLDLVLLSPTDPDAMIQHADECRQRGLAFGVDPSQQLARMDGDQVRRFVVGAKYLFSNDYEWELVLRKTGWSEAEILEKVEMRVTTLGEKGVEIVGREVGSLQVPAVPELAKVDPTGVGDGFRAGFLAAVSSGLGLERAAQLGALVAVHVLEVNGPQEWTFDRETALGRLSDAFGPEAATEVAAILPA
- a CDS encoding DUF3043 domain-containing protein — its product is MRFLRRNSADDAASAETGAVDVDSGAEAKAHTSGKGRPTPKRREAEGRRRGPVPPPPRTQREAMKRSRELRPKMTREERSSEQRERRERMMAGDERYLMPKDRGPVKAFVRDVIDSRRNLMGLFMPMAILVLASYFLQLTVPTLPVQEYVMLACLVFLLAMVVEAIMLGRLATRLARTKFPKESIGTASIIWYTFTRASQVRKLRVPRPRVRPGETVEA
- a CDS encoding HesB/IscA family protein, which gives rise to MTVQDTASQGAQTEEQTHGVELTDAAASKAKALLDQEGRDDMHLRIAVQPGGCAGLRYQLFFDERSLDGDLLRDFNGLKVAVDRMSAPYLEGATIDFVDTIEKQGFTIDNPNAGGSCACGDSFH
- a CDS encoding glycerate kinase family protein, which codes for MRVLVAPDCFGGTLTALEAAEAIAAGWRRSAPSDELLLRPLADGGPGFVEVLHGALGGDLHEARVTGPLGQAVTAQWLAHDSTAYIESAQACGLHLTGRRDPETSTTYGVGELIAAARAAGMHTAVVGLGGSGTTDGGAGMLHALGGHVTDDTGSPIGPGGTALKRAAEVVLPEVGINLVAASDVENPLLGRHGAARTFGPQKGADDAAVERLEAGLERWAEVLENAGQDVRDRSGAGAAGGLGAGLLALGAAFTSGSALVRTLTRLDEALDQARLAITGEGSFDWQSLRGKLITAVAAGAAERGVPCLVLAGQVSVGRREAGAVGVEQSYAVAEHAGSVAAAMADPAGTLAALAADVAGQWSQANAR
- a CDS encoding aldo/keto reductase family protein; translation: MEFRRLGRSGLSVSEISYGNWVTHGSQIEQEQAIRCVHAALDAGITTFDTADVYANTKAESVLGEALKGQRRESLEILTKVYWPTGPGGPNDRGLGRKHILESINGSLRRLGTDYVDVYQAHRFDRTVPLEETMLAFADIVRQGKALYIGVSEWTADQITRGAAVARELQVPFISNQPQYNMLHRVIESQIVPTSEREGISQIVFSPIAQGVLTGKYLPGQPVPEGSRATDASGKNFIARWLLDEVLEKVQQLKPIAAEVDLTLAQLSVAWVLQNANVASAIIGASRPEQVAENVKASGVKLDAEILDRIDKVLEGHVRTDPMLTHVP